From a region of the Nonlabens sp. Hel1_33_55 genome:
- the accD gene encoding acetyl-CoA carboxylase, carboxyltransferase subunit beta, producing the protein MAWFKREKKGITTPTEAKKDTPKGLWYKSPTGKIIDSEQLKNNFYVSPEDGYHVRIGSKEYFEILFDNNEFKELNPNITSKDPLKFTDTKKYSDRLEAAQAKTGLKDAVRTAVGKSNGHELVVACMDFSFIGGSMGSVVGEKIARAADYSLKNEIPFMIISKSGGARMMEAALSLMQLAKTSSKLAQLSDAGIPFISLCTDPTTGGTTASFAMLGDINIGEPGALIAFAGPRVVRDTTGKELPEGFQTAEFLLEKGFLDFIVPRPQLKKKVNQYLDLILNRKMVS; encoded by the coding sequence ATGGCTTGGTTCAAAAGAGAGAAAAAGGGAATTACAACGCCTACAGAGGCTAAGAAAGACACGCCTAAAGGTTTGTGGTACAAGTCACCAACTGGTAAAATCATAGACTCTGAACAACTCAAAAACAACTTTTATGTAAGTCCTGAAGACGGGTACCACGTAAGAATAGGTAGTAAAGAATACTTTGAAATTCTTTTTGACAATAACGAGTTCAAGGAGTTGAATCCAAACATCACCTCTAAGGATCCATTGAAGTTTACGGACACTAAGAAATACTCTGACCGATTAGAAGCAGCTCAAGCCAAAACTGGTTTGAAGGATGCTGTGCGCACAGCAGTAGGAAAGTCAAATGGCCATGAACTTGTGGTTGCCTGCATGGACTTTTCATTCATCGGCGGATCTATGGGTAGCGTTGTAGGAGAAAAAATCGCACGCGCTGCAGACTACTCATTGAAAAATGAGATACCTTTTATGATCATCTCAAAATCTGGAGGTGCTCGTATGATGGAGGCTGCATTGTCATTAATGCAACTAGCCAAAACCAGCTCAAAACTAGCTCAGCTATCAGATGCTGGGATTCCATTTATATCTTTATGTACTGACCCAACGACTGGTGGTACGACAGCATCATTTGCCATGCTAGGTGACATCAATATAGGTGAGCCTGGTGCATTGATTGCATTTGCAGGACCACGAGTAGTACGCGACACCACAGGAAAAGAACTTCCTGAAGGTTTCCAGACTGCAGAATTTTTATTGGAAAAAGGCTTTCTTGACTTTATCGTACCACGTCCACAGTTGAAAAAGAAAGTCAATCAATATCTTGATTTGATCTTGAATCGTAAGATGGTTTCTTAG
- a CDS encoding mechanosensitive ion channel family protein, with product MIEYRRSIYEWLREDLGWDRNLAELGNILVIGLLFAIALFVIYWGTRRVILTLFKAFSKRTQTQFDDLLLKHGAPRLLSLVIPVVLLNKSTSLIFLDYPRLESVFQTLLWVILVFLIIFIFRSVLRTINEFLKLTVRFKDKPIDSYIQVIMLVLWVLALASILAIVANIEFIKFFTTLGAASAILLLIFKDTILGFVASIQVSINDTVRIGDWITMDKYGADGEVLQINLSTVMVQNFDNTITNLPTFALISDAYKNWRGMTDSGGRRIKRAIIIKSKSIRYLQDRDIAELQKIGLIKDYLKSRQTEISNYNEQHSIDKTVLINGRNLTNIGVFRKYLQEYVQGHSAINKEMTIMIRQLPPTSQGMPLEIYAFSSDKRWANYEYIMADIFDHALAAVPYFDLEIFEFDTRLTSVSAI from the coding sequence ATGATAGAATACAGAAGATCGATTTATGAGTGGCTTAGAGAAGATCTTGGCTGGGATAGAAATCTAGCAGAATTAGGTAATATCCTAGTAATAGGTTTGCTATTTGCCATTGCTTTATTTGTGATTTATTGGGGCACGAGACGTGTTATTCTCACATTATTTAAAGCATTTTCAAAACGTACACAAACTCAATTTGACGACCTATTGTTGAAGCATGGGGCGCCACGTCTTCTATCTTTGGTAATCCCTGTTGTTTTACTAAATAAAAGCACCTCACTAATCTTTCTTGATTACCCTAGGCTTGAATCTGTCTTTCAAACCTTATTATGGGTGATTTTAGTTTTCTTGATAATTTTCATTTTTAGAAGTGTATTACGTACGATAAATGAATTCTTGAAGCTGACTGTCAGATTTAAAGACAAGCCTATTGATAGTTATATACAGGTGATCATGCTAGTATTATGGGTACTTGCTCTAGCATCAATCCTTGCCATAGTTGCAAACATTGAATTCATCAAATTCTTCACGACGCTGGGAGCTGCATCTGCTATTTTGTTATTAATTTTTAAGGATACCATTTTAGGATTTGTGGCTAGTATTCAAGTTTCTATCAATGACACAGTCCGTATAGGCGACTGGATCACTATGGACAAATATGGTGCTGATGGTGAGGTTTTACAAATCAATCTATCTACGGTAATGGTGCAAAACTTTGATAACACAATTACAAACCTACCCACATTTGCGCTAATCTCTGACGCCTACAAGAACTGGCGCGGTATGACAGACTCTGGTGGCCGACGCATCAAACGTGCGATCATTATTAAGTCAAAAAGCATACGTTATCTGCAAGATCGCGATATAGCCGAATTACAAAAAATAGGCTTGATTAAAGATTACCTCAAATCCAGACAGACAGAGATTAGTAATTACAACGAACAACATTCCATCGATAAAACGGTGCTGATCAATGGTCGCAACCTTACCAATATTGGTGTTTTCAGAAAATATCTTCAAGAGTATGTGCAAGGACACTCTGCCATTAATAAGGAAATGACCATTATGATCAGGCAATTACCGCCTACTTCTCAAGGTATGCCATTAGAGATCTATGCCTTTAGTAGCGATAAACGCTGGGCAAATTATGAATATATTATGGCAGATATATTTGATCATGCCCTTGCAGCGGTACCTTATTTTGATTTGGAGATTTTTGAATTTGACACCAGGTTAACCTCTGTGAGTGCTATTTAA
- a CDS encoding polyribonucleotide nucleotidyltransferase, translating to MKPQVFKQVIKMANGPDITIETGALAKQAHGSVVITCGKAMLLGTVVSSYKSTGLDFLPLTVDYREKFAAAGKYPGGFFKREARPNDGEVLTMRLVDRVLRPLFPKDYHAEVQVMIQLMSHDPEVMPDAMAGLAASAAIQLSDLPFECPISEVRVARVDGEFVINPSYAQLEAADLEMMIGASADSVMMVEGEMEEISEEDMIAAIKAAHEAIKDQCAAQVALAEAVGKKEVREYEGEREDDAIMAKVVELAYQKVYDVAKQGSAKHERSAAFSEIKEEVKAQFSEEDQAENGDLISKYFNKAHKKAVRDVLLNEGIRLDGRKTTDIRDIWCEVDYLPSTHGSAIFSRGETQALATVTLGTSRDANIIDMASQEGEERFYLHYNFPPFSTGEARPLRGTSRREIGHGNLAQRALKRMLPADLPYTVRIVSEVLESNGSSSMATVCAGTMALMDAGLPMKKPVSGIAMGLITEGDKYAVLSDILGDEDHLGDMDFKVTGTADGITACQMDIKVKGLSYEILTNALMQAKEGRMHILGKLTDTIAAPAADVKPHAPKMESMEIEGKYIGAVIGPGGKVIQELQKETDTTINIKEENEMGIIEIAGTDRSKIEAALERIQNIIFEPTVGEIYHVKVVKMLDFGAVVEFKPGKETLLHVSEFDYKRIEDPSTILSVGDTLDVKYMGVDPRTKKQKVSRKETLPKPEGWTERPPRKREDRNDRSRGRDDRRSSGRRDDRRSDDRPRRSNDDNKSEE from the coding sequence ATGAAACCACAAGTTTTTAAACAAGTGATCAAGATGGCCAATGGGCCTGACATCACTATTGAAACTGGAGCGCTTGCAAAACAAGCACATGGATCTGTCGTGATCACATGTGGTAAAGCAATGCTTCTAGGAACTGTAGTGTCCAGCTACAAATCTACTGGACTAGATTTTCTTCCACTTACTGTAGACTACCGTGAGAAATTTGCCGCTGCCGGTAAATATCCAGGAGGATTCTTTAAACGTGAGGCACGTCCTAACGATGGTGAGGTTCTTACCATGCGTCTTGTAGATCGTGTACTACGTCCACTTTTCCCAAAAGATTACCATGCAGAGGTTCAAGTAATGATCCAATTAATGTCTCATGACCCAGAGGTTATGCCAGACGCAATGGCTGGTCTTGCGGCGAGTGCTGCAATCCAATTATCTGACCTTCCTTTTGAATGCCCTATTTCTGAAGTACGTGTTGCACGTGTGGATGGAGAGTTTGTCATCAACCCTAGCTATGCTCAATTAGAAGCAGCAGACCTTGAAATGATGATAGGCGCGAGTGCTGATAGCGTGATGATGGTAGAAGGTGAAATGGAAGAGATCAGTGAAGAAGATATGATCGCTGCCATTAAAGCTGCCCATGAAGCTATTAAAGATCAGTGTGCTGCACAAGTAGCTCTAGCTGAAGCTGTTGGCAAAAAAGAGGTACGTGAGTACGAAGGTGAGCGTGAAGACGATGCTATCATGGCAAAAGTTGTCGAGCTTGCTTACCAAAAAGTCTATGACGTAGCCAAACAAGGAAGTGCAAAGCATGAGCGCAGCGCAGCCTTTAGTGAAATCAAAGAAGAAGTAAAAGCGCAATTCTCAGAAGAGGATCAGGCTGAAAACGGAGATCTTATCTCTAAATATTTTAACAAAGCTCACAAGAAAGCGGTACGTGATGTATTGCTCAATGAAGGAATCCGTCTGGATGGTCGTAAGACTACAGACATACGTGATATCTGGTGTGAGGTAGATTATTTACCATCTACTCACGGTAGTGCGATTTTCTCTCGTGGAGAGACTCAAGCACTAGCAACAGTAACACTTGGAACTTCAAGAGATGCCAACATTATCGATATGGCATCACAAGAAGGTGAAGAGCGTTTCTACCTGCATTACAACTTCCCACCATTTTCAACTGGAGAAGCTCGTCCACTACGTGGAACTTCCCGTCGTGAGATAGGTCATGGAAATTTGGCACAACGAGCATTGAAAAGAATGCTTCCAGCAGATCTTCCTTATACGGTAAGAATAGTTTCTGAAGTATTGGAATCTAACGGTTCCTCTTCTATGGCAACGGTTTGTGCTGGTACAATGGCATTGATGGACGCTGGTTTACCTATGAAGAAACCAGTTTCTGGTATCGCTATGGGATTGATAACTGAAGGTGATAAATATGCTGTATTGTCTGATATCCTTGGTGATGAAGATCACTTAGGTGACATGGACTTTAAAGTAACTGGTACCGCAGATGGTATCACTGCTTGTCAAATGGACATTAAGGTAAAAGGACTTTCTTACGAAATCCTAACCAATGCACTAATGCAAGCCAAAGAAGGCCGTATGCACATTCTAGGAAAATTGACTGACACGATTGCCGCTCCTGCTGCAGACGTTAAGCCACATGCTCCTAAGATGGAATCTATGGAGATTGAAGGCAAGTACATTGGTGCCGTAATAGGACCTGGTGGAAAAGTAATTCAAGAATTGCAAAAGGAAACCGATACTACCATCAACATCAAGGAAGAAAACGAGATGGGTATTATTGAGATCGCAGGAACAGACCGTTCTAAGATCGAGGCCGCTCTGGAGCGTATACAGAACATCATTTTTGAACCAACAGTTGGCGAGATCTACCATGTAAAAGTGGTAAAGATGCTTGACTTTGGTGCTGTAGTTGAATTCAAGCCTGGTAAGGAAACTTTGCTTCATGTAAGTGAGTTTGATTACAAGCGTATTGAAGATCCTTCTACCATATTAAGTGTAGGTGATACTCTTGATGTGAAGTACATGGGTGTTGATCCACGTACTAAGAAGCAAAAAGTTTCTCGTAAAGAAACGTTGCCTAAGCCAGAAGGCTGGACAGAACGTCCACCACGCAAACGTGAAGATCGTAACGATCGTAGCCGTGGTCGTGATGACCGCCGTAGTAGTGGAAGACGCGATGACCGTAGATCTGACGATCGCCCACGCCGCAGCAATGATGACAATAAATCTGAAGAATAG
- the rpsO gene encoding 30S ribosomal protein S15 — MYLAPEKKAEILSKYGKNPADTGNTDAQVALFTYRINHLTEHLKRNRHDYNTERSLVKLVGKRRSLLDYKMKKDIVAYRELIKELGIRK; from the coding sequence ATGTATTTAGCACCAGAAAAAAAGGCTGAAATCCTTTCCAAATACGGAAAGAACCCAGCAGACACAGGTAACACAGACGCACAAGTTGCATTGTTTACCTACCGTATCAACCACCTTACAGAGCACCTTAAGAGAAATCGTCACGACTACAACACAGAACGTAGTCTAGTGAAACTTGTAGGAAAGCGTCGTTCTCTTCTTGATTACAAAATGAAGAAAGACATTGTTGCTTATCGTGAGTTGATTAAGGAACTAGGAATTAGAAAATAA
- the rpe gene encoding ribulose-phosphate 3-epimerase, with product MMSKLIAPSVLAADFANLQRDCEMLNRSDADWFHIDIMDGVFVPNISFGMPVLRDIVKHATKTIDCHLMIVDPDRYVKTFADLGCDILTVHFEACTHLHRTLQNIKANGMKAGVALNPHTSVDHLKDTIKDIDLVCVMSVNPGFGGQSFIENTYDKVKELKELIKSKSASTQIEIDGGVTDKNAKQLIDAGADVLVAGSYVFKSADQEKTIKELRQLANS from the coding sequence ATTATGTCAAAACTTATTGCTCCATCTGTTCTTGCCGCTGACTTTGCTAACCTGCAACGCGACTGTGAAATGTTGAATCGTAGTGATGCAGACTGGTTCCACATCGACATTATGGACGGTGTTTTTGTACCTAATATATCTTTTGGGATGCCTGTATTGCGTGACATAGTAAAGCATGCCACTAAAACCATCGATTGTCATTTGATGATCGTTGATCCAGATCGATATGTAAAGACCTTTGCAGATCTAGGTTGTGATATTCTTACCGTTCATTTTGAAGCCTGTACGCACCTGCACCGCACGCTCCAAAACATTAAGGCTAACGGTATGAAAGCTGGTGTGGCGCTTAATCCGCATACTAGTGTTGATCATTTGAAGGACACGATCAAAGATATTGATCTGGTTTGTGTGATGAGTGTAAATCCTGGTTTTGGCGGGCAAAGCTTTATCGAGAATACCTATGACAAAGTCAAAGAATTGAAAGAATTGATCAAAAGTAAAAGTGCGTCTACACAAATTGAGATTGATGGTGGCGTGACTGATAAAAATGCCAAGCAACTCATTGATGCCGGCGCAGATGTTCTTGTGGCTGGTAGCTACGTATTCAAGTCTGCTGATCAAGAAAAAACAATCAAAGAATTAAGGCAACTGGCCAACTCATAG
- the fbaA gene encoding class II fructose-bisphosphate aldolase codes for MSHNIKPGVATGNEVQEIFNHAKANGYALPAVNVIGSSSVNAVMETAAELNSPVIIQYSNGGSVFNAGKGLSNENQRAAILGGIAGAKHVHELAKAYGATVILHTDHCAKNLLPWVDGLLDASEARFRETGKSLYSSHMLDLSEEPLEENIEICKRYLERMSKMDMTLEIELGITGGEEDGVDNSDVDESKLYTQPEEVAYAYEELSKVSDKFTVAAAFGNVHGVYKPGNVKLTPKILKNSQEYVTKKYGVEHNHIDFVFHGGSGSTLEEIREAIGYGVIKMNIDTDLQWAFADGIKKYMDSNDDFLKTQIGNSTGADSPNKKYYDPRKWLRVGEESFKARLKQAFEDLNNVNTL; via the coding sequence ATGAGTCACAATATCAAGCCAGGAGTTGCCACAGGTAACGAAGTTCAAGAAATATTTAATCATGCAAAAGCCAACGGTTATGCGTTGCCAGCGGTAAATGTCATAGGATCCAGCTCTGTAAATGCAGTCATGGAAACAGCGGCAGAACTCAATTCTCCCGTTATTATTCAATATTCCAACGGTGGATCTGTATTCAATGCAGGAAAAGGCTTGAGCAACGAGAACCAGCGTGCAGCTATTTTAGGAGGTATCGCAGGTGCCAAACATGTTCATGAACTAGCTAAGGCTTATGGTGCGACTGTAATTTTACACACAGACCACTGTGCAAAAAATCTATTGCCGTGGGTTGATGGTTTATTGGATGCAAGTGAAGCCCGCTTTCGCGAAACTGGGAAAAGCTTATACTCCTCGCACATGTTAGACCTTAGTGAAGAACCACTAGAAGAGAACATCGAGATCTGTAAAAGATATCTAGAGCGCATGTCAAAAATGGACATGACTCTTGAAATTGAACTTGGGATTACTGGTGGTGAGGAAGATGGTGTCGATAACAGCGATGTGGATGAATCTAAATTATACACACAGCCAGAAGAGGTTGCCTATGCTTATGAAGAGCTAAGCAAGGTGAGCGATAAATTCACTGTCGCAGCAGCATTTGGTAACGTTCACGGAGTATACAAGCCAGGAAACGTAAAACTGACTCCTAAGATCTTGAAGAATTCTCAGGAATATGTGACTAAAAAATATGGAGTTGAGCACAACCACATCGATTTTGTATTCCATGGTGGATCAGGTTCTACACTTGAAGAGATTCGTGAAGCGATAGGCTATGGTGTCATTAAAATGAATATCGATACAGACCTACAATGGGCGTTTGCTGACGGTATTAAAAAATACATGGATAGTAATGATGACTTCCTAAAGACGCAAATAGGTAATTCTACTGGTGCAGATTCACCTAACAAAAAATATTATGACCCACGTAAATGGTTGCGTGTTGGTGAAGAATCTTTCAAGGCTCGTTTGAAACAAGCATTTGAAGATCTTAATAATGTGAACACACTATAA